One Deltaproteobacteria bacterium genomic window carries:
- a CDS encoding histidinol-phosphate transaminase produces MDLAQLVPDWIRSLSAYPPGMPIEELEREYSIYDSIKLASNENPLGPSPKAVAAVAKVLSQMHRYPDGGCHYLRRALAQRLGVAPEALIFGNGSNEIIELVVRTVLCRGEHAVMADQAFVIYRMVVQAAGGRSTIVPLRNFTHDLEAIAEAITPSTRLVFLANPNNPTGTIFFREQWREFLAAVPTNVVIVLDEAYAEFVEDPEYPDSLADLGSDRLLIVLRTFSKIYGLAALRIGYGVARPELIELINRVRQPFNVGTLAQVGALAALDDLDHVAATRRTNREGLAFLRAACERLGIAYVPSWANFLLIDVGNGARVYERLLREGVIVRPMAFYGLPDQIRVTIGLPAENERFVTALEKVLRAGGAGAAPF; encoded by the coding sequence ATGGATCTGGCTCAACTCGTGCCCGATTGGATTCGCAGCCTGTCAGCATACCCACCGGGTATGCCGATTGAAGAACTCGAGCGCGAGTACAGCATCTACGATTCGATCAAGCTGGCCTCCAACGAGAATCCGCTCGGTCCTTCGCCCAAGGCCGTGGCCGCGGTGGCGAAGGTGTTGTCGCAGATGCACCGTTACCCCGACGGCGGGTGTCACTACCTGCGGCGGGCGCTGGCGCAGCGGCTCGGCGTCGCGCCCGAAGCGCTGATCTTCGGCAACGGCTCGAACGAAATCATCGAACTGGTCGTGCGCACGGTCTTGTGCCGCGGCGAGCACGCGGTGATGGCCGATCAGGCCTTCGTGATCTATCGCATGGTCGTGCAAGCCGCCGGTGGGCGCAGCACGATCGTGCCGCTGCGCAACTTCACGCATGATCTCGAAGCGATCGCCGAGGCCATCACCCCGTCGACGCGGCTGGTGTTCCTCGCCAACCCCAACAATCCGACCGGGACCATCTTCTTTCGCGAGCAGTGGCGCGAGTTCCTCGCGGCGGTGCCGACCAACGTCGTCATCGTGCTCGACGAAGCGTACGCCGAGTTCGTCGAGGATCCCGAATATCCCGACTCGCTCGCCGACCTCGGCTCGGATCGTCTGCTCATCGTGCTGCGTACCTTCTCGAAGATTTACGGACTGGCGGCGCTGCGCATCGGCTATGGGGTGGCGCGCCCGGAGCTCATCGAGCTGATCAATCGCGTGCGGCAGCCATTCAACGTCGGCACCCTGGCGCAGGTCGGCGCGCTTGCGGCGCTCGACGATCTCGATCACGTCGCCGCAACGCGCCGCACCAATCGCGAGGGTTTGGCTTTCTTGCGCGCCGCATGCGAGCGCCTCGGCATCGCCTATGTTCCGAGCTGGGCGAACTTCCTGCTCATCGACGTCGGCAACGGTGCGCGGGTTTACGAGCGTCTATTGCGCGAAGGTGTGATCGTGCGGCCAATGGCGTTCTACGGATTGCCTGACCAAATTCGGGTCACTATCGGCTTGCCAGCGGAGAACGAGCGCTTCGTGACCGCGCTCGAAAAAGTTCTCCGCGCGGGAGGGGCGGGTGCCGCGCCTTTTTGA